GTCGGGGTCGCGGGTTCGAATCCCGTCTTCCGCTCCAATGAGTGGCGCCATAGCCAAGTGGTAAGGCAGAGGACTGCAACTCCTTTATCGTCAGTTCGATTCTGACTGGCGCCTCCAACTATTTCTCAATTAAATAGTTTTGCAAGAGATTGTGCCGGTGTGGCGGAACTGGTAGACGCGCACGACTCAAAATCGTGTTCCTTTGGAGTGTCGGTTCGATTCCGACCACCGGTATCTTGCGGGTGTAGTTTAATGGTAAAACCTCAGCCTTCCAAGCTGATGACGAGGGTTCGATTCCCTTCACCCGCTTTATACTTTTTACACAATCTGATGTTTCACCTGATTATGCGGGTGTAGTTTAATGGTAAAACCTCAGCCTTCCAAGCTGATGACGAGGGTTCGATTCCCTTCACCCGCTTACCAAAAAAGAGCAATGTGTCGTTTTCGCTGACACCTTGCTCTTTTTGTTTAGGAAGGAATCTTAACAGGAAAGGAGTGAGTCGTGATGGATGGTGTACAATTGAAACTGGCTTTACAAGAGTACGCAACAGAAATCGGAATCGATGAGCTGAAGGTGACGACAGCCGATCCGTTTCTTGTCTTAAAACGTCGTCTGCAAGTGCAGCAGGAGAAAGGATTTGCTTCTGGTTTCGAAGAGCCGGATATCGATTTACGAACGACTCCTTCGTTACTCGTAGAAGATGCCGCTTCGATCATTGCGATTGCGGTCGCGTATCCAAGTACCCTCAAAAATGCACCTCGTGGTAAGGAAGGAGAGCGGCGCGGTATCTTTTGTCGATCGTCTTGGGGGCTCGATTATCATCAGGCGTTACGACAACGTTTAACGTTGCTTGAAGAAAAAATTCAAGAGCTGAGTCCGGGTGCGCGGACGCGCTCAATGGTCGATACGGGAGAACTCGTCGATCGTGCTGTGGCGGAACGAGCAGGTATCGGATTCAGTGGGAAAAACTGCTCGATCATCAGTGAGGAGCACGGATCCTATCTCTATCTTGGTGAACTAATTACAGATATCGTCCTACCGCCTGATCAGCCAGTCGAAGAATTGTGTGGAACATGCAATAAGTGTATCGACGCTTGTCCGACGGATGCGCTTGTTGAACCTGGCGTCATCGATGCTAAACGGTGTATCTCGTTTTTGACACAGACGAAAACGTTGCTTCCAGAACCATTTCGAATGGCGCTTGGGAACCGTCTATACGGTTGTGATACGTGTCAGCAAGTCTGTCCATATAACCGGAAGAGGAATGCGACACATCACGCTGAACTACAGCCGGATCCAGAACAAGTCAAACCGCTCTTAGTCCCACTCTTATCCATGAGTAACCGTGAGTTCAAGAGTCGGTTCGGAACATTATCCGGCGCATGGCGTGGAAAGAAACCGATTCAGCGTAATGCGATTTGTGCGCTCGTTCATTATCGAGACAAGAGCGCGATTGAGGCGTTACGGTTAATGACGGAAAACGATGCCCGCGAAGACATGCGGGCGCTTGCACTCTGGGCAGTTGGTCGAATTGGTGGAGTCGATGAGAAGTCGTACATCGAATCACGTCTTTTAGCCGATATTGCAGTGGATGTGCAAACCGAAGGACAACGGTTACTTGAGGAGTGGGGGGAATCAGATGCCATTTCAACAGCTCACTTATGAGTTTGGTACATTGCTCGTCGCATGGGAAAAAGAGCAAATCGTGTATCTCGATTTTGGATTGAATGAAGAGCGTGCTCGGACCTATTTAAAAGAAGAAACCGACGAAGGTGAGTTACCGAAAGCTTGGCGCATGGCATTTGATCGTTACGCACAAGGAGACATACAAGCGCTTGACGCGCTTCCTTGTCAGTTACGTGTCACACCATTTGCAGAGCAAGTATTGCATGCTTTACGAACCGTTCCGTTTGGTCAGACGATCAGTTACGGTGAACTGGCTCGAATGATTGGCAAACCAAAGGCAGCACGAGCCGTCGGCGGTGCCTTGAATCGGAATCCGATCGCATTGATTTATCCATGTCACCGCGTCATAGGGGCGACGGGTAAACTGACGGGTTTTGCAAGTGGGATTGCCCATAAAGAAGCGCTTTTAGCGCATGAGATAGGAGAGAATTGAATCATGGCTATTCATGTCGTTATGTATCAACCGGAGATTCCTCAAAATACAGGAAATATTTCACGTACCTGTGCAGCGACGCATTCCGTCCTTCACTTGATTCGACCGCTCGGCTTCTCGACGGACGATAAGCAACTTAAACGTGCGGGTCTTGATTACTGGGAATTCGTCGATGTTCGTTATCATGATTCGTTAGAAGAACTGTGGGAGAAACATCCGGAAGGTATTTTCTACTATATTACGAAATATGGGGAACAGTACCCGAGTCAGATTGACTTATCGGACATCGAACAGGACTATTTCTTCGTCTTTGGTCGGGAAACAAAAGGATTGCCGCTTGAAGTCATCGATGCGAACGCAGAACGGTGTATCCGTCTACCTCAATCGAACCTCGTTCGTTCACTGAACGTCTCAAACACGGCAGCGATCATCGTCTATGAAGCATTACGTCAACAAGGATACGCAGGTCTTCTGTAAAGCAAAAGCTCCATCCTGAATCAGGATGGAGCTTTTATGAATTATTCGTTACCTTCAGGTTTTTTGTTGTAGCCTGCAGTGAAGATTGCTGTCAAAAACGCAAGACTTACGCCGACCATTAAGATAAATGCCATTTTTGTTTCCCCCTTCAGTCTCTTGAACCGATATAATCTATTATAGTATACCTGTAAGTGAAATTGTGTGCTACATATGAATTTTCTATGAATGGAGACTCCACATGCGTACGAACGTTTACCTATTAAGTTATGCCCCGCTGATCAGCATTTTGTTATTTAGTACGTCCCTTGCGATTGCAACGACGGAACTCGCATTACATTGGCTCGATCAAGTCGGCGTGTACGATGAACTACTTCAACTCTTGACGGCACGCGATACGAAGCTCGTCGTTTGGCTTGGCTTTTTGATCGTCTACTTTATGATCTTTAGTTCGCTTAAACTATTATCGGATACGATCAATCAGCTCGGTTTTGCCTTTTTCATCAAGGAACAAGAGGGAACGACACTCGGTATGTTACGTCCGGGAAGTATTCTGCTACTTATCGGAGGTTGTGTCAGCTTCGCCTTCATGACGTCCTTCTTGCATGTCGGCATCGTGTTGCTTGTGTCCTTTTTCATCTATTTTATCTTTTACACGGTTCAAATCAGTAAAATGACGAGTGCAGCAGGAGCCGTCGGTTTGATCATCTTTTCTTTCTTAGCCTGGGGCGTTCTGCTTGCTGGTCTATCATGGGTCGGTCTAACTTTATTCAATTCCTTCGGGGAAGCGATTTTATTTCCGAGTTGACTTAAGGACGTAAAATCTTCGCCCATGTCTGGACCTGTAACGTTGCATTCGCCTCAACAGGGAAGGGACGCGGGCGATCTGCCCCTAGCCAAATCCCTCCGATATGTTGATTCTTAATACCGACGAACCACATGTCCTTGTTATCGTTCGTTGTTCCTGTTTTTCCTCCGATATAGCGCGCAGAGGAATCATATCCTTTGCGTCCCGTTCCATATGTCATGACATTTTTTAAACCAGCCCGTAATTCCCGATTCGTCTGACTGGACCAAATGCGTTGTTCCTTTTCTTGTGGTCGTTCGACCGTTCCATTCTTAAGCGTAATACTTTTAATCATCGATGCCGGTCGATAGAGCCCATCATTAACGAATACGGTATAAGCGTTCGTCAGTTCATATGGACTGATTCCGTACTGTAAACCACCTAGAGCACTCGTAAAGGCGTCATCCTCACGTGTCCATTGGCTGAACTGGAACGGACGGATGGACTTCAATCCTTCCCGGAAAGACACCGCGAATGCTCGAATGGCTGGTGTGTTATAGGAGTAAGCGATCGCATCAGCAATCGTTACTTGTCCAAGAATTCGATTTCCGCTATTTGACGGACAGTATCCATCGATACAGACGGGACTACCGTCTAACGTGCTCGACAAGCGAGCTTTCGTTTTTTCAAGGTAAGGACCATAGACAAGTAACGGTTTGATAGCTGAACCAGGTTGGCGGTACGACTGCACTGCTCGGTTGAACTGACCTGTCAAATTCGATTTGTAGCCGACAAGAGCCGTGACCCCGTGTGTTTGTCCGTCGATGCCAACATAAGCACCCTCAATCGGGTCGGGTAGATTGCGAAGAGCTTCTTTAGCTCGTCGTTGTTCTGCTGAGTCGAGGTATGTCGAGATGACCGCACCTTGTTGATGCAGATATTCTGCAGCATGCTTCTCACTCCAACCATTTTTTTGAGCCGTCATCCGAACGGCAGCTTGAACGGTCGCATCGATATAGTCCGGATAAGGAACACTCGGTTTGTAGGATCGAGGCGACACACGAGAAATAGCAAAATCTTTTGTCAGGACACGATCGCGTATTAACGCTTGAACGATTCGTTGCTGACGTTTTTTTGTGTTTTCAGGAAAGCGTAGCGGGTCATAAAGAGAAGGATTGTTCGGAATTGCTGTCAGAAAACTGATTTCAGACCAACTCAACTCGCGTGCTGGCTTATTGAAATAGGATTTCGCAGCAAGTTCGATGCCATAAATATTATTCGCAAAATAGGCTTGATTGACATACGCTGTCATCAGTTCTTTTTTCGAATATTTTTGCTCCAACGACACAGCAATTAACAGCTCTTTTATTTTTCTAGTATATGTTTTTTCGTTTGACAGATACGTCATTCTTGCCAGTTGTTGTGTGATCGTACTGCCACCTTGAGATTTAGAATCAGACTGATTTTTTGTAAACGCGCGTAAGATTCCTGTGATGTCATATCCGTCATGTTGATAGAAACGCTGATCTTCAATGGCAACAAACGCTTGCTCAACTTTTTGCGGCAATGTTCGAGGAGTTAGGTCATCCCGTCGTAATCCGTCATAGAGCTCGACTCGTTTGTTTTCATAGGTTACAGTGATTGGTTGGTAGGAGGTCAGTGGATGTCGCGTCGTCTGTTCATCGGCCCAGAAAAAAAGTGTACGTGCTGTTTTCAGCTCATCTTTGATTGAAAATAAGGAAAATAGAAGCATCGTCGCAAGACCAAGTAAGACAAGATATCCTGTAGTAATTCGCATGAGAACTCCTTTCAAAAAGCCATTTCATTCCTATTATCGGTCTTTTATGGAGAAATCAATAGATTTTTTTCGGTTTTTGTATTTTAATAAACCTATTTTGCAGGAATGTTATATTAAAAAGAGAAAAGATTGGGTATATAAAAGTATCTGTGGATTTTACAACGCGAATTGTCTGAAAAAAAGAGCATAAATGGAGGGGACGAAATGGCTAAAAAGAATGTCGTTGCGATGTTACTTGCAGGCGGAGAAGGGAAACGTCTGGGAGCTTTAACGAAACATACTGCAAAACCAGCTGTTGCATTTGGAGGAAAGTACCGGATCATTGATTTCCCGCTATCGAACTGTACGAACTCAGGAATCGATACAGTTGGTGTATTGACGCAATATGAACCACTTGAATTAAACCGTTATCTCGGAATCGGGAGTCCATGGGATCTGGATCGCCGTAATGGCGGATTAACGATTCTTCCACCATACCAAGCACAGAACGGCAAAAACTGGTATGAGGGCACAGCAAATGCTATTTATCGAAACATGAGTTATATCAATCAATTTGACCCTGAATATGTTCTTGTTCTATCAGGTGACCATATCTATAAAATGGACTATGAAAAGATGATTGAGGAACACCGTGTGACAGGTTCTGATGTCACGATTTCCGTACGTGAAGTACCATGGGACGAGGCACCGCGATTTGGTATCCTCAATACGGACGATGACTTACGAATCAATGAATTCGAAGAAAAACCAAAAAATCCGAAATCAAATCTTGCATCGATGGGGATTTATGTCTTTAACTGGGATATCTTAAAACGCCACTTGATTCAAGATGCCGGCGATGCGGAATCAAGCTTTGACTTCGGTAAAAATATCATCCCGAACATGCTTTTTGAAAATCTCAATATCCGTGCGTATAAATTCAAAGGGTACTGGAAAGACGTCGGAACGATTCAATCTCTTTGGGAAGCGAACATGGACCTATTGACGGCAGAGCCTGAGTTCGATTTGTATGAACCGTCATGGAAAGTACATTCGGTCAACCCGAATCAGCAACCACAATACATCGGGAATGCTGCGACAGTCGAGACATCGATCATCAACGAAGGATGCCACATCGAAGGAGAAATCAATCATTCGGTTCTCTTCTATGGTGTCGATGTAGCAGAAGGATCACTCGTCAAGGACTCGGTCATTTTCCCGAACGTCAAAATCGGACGAGACGTCACGATTCACCGGGCAATCTTAGCAGATGGCGTGATTGTTGAAGATGGTGCGACGATTGGGTCTCCGGACGGAGAAGTCTTCGTCATTGAAGCAGACAGTATCGTCAAAAAGAACGAAGTCATCAAAGAAGCGATTCAATAAGGGGGATATACGAAATGAAGGTCGATCTATTAGGCGTCATCAATCTGAGTGGTGAAGAAGGATTTTTTAAAGAATTGACAGAACATCGCAACTTGGCAGCAGTGCCATTTGCCGGTCGTTATCGGTTGATCGATTTTACATTGACGAACATGGTACAAAACGATATCGCGAACATCGGGATTTTTACGCTCGAGAAATATCGTGGAATGATGGATCACCTTGGATCAGGTAAGGAATGGGATCTTGACCGTTCAAACGGCGGACTTTACATCTTCCCACCCGCATTATCACAAGATGCGAATGAGTTCCGCGGGGATCTATCGAACTTCCATCTGCACCGTGATTTTTTCCTTCGCAGTAAAGAAAATTACGTCGTTGTCTCTGGTTCAAACATCTTATCTGCAGTAGATTATCGTGATGTGTTACGCGAACATAAAGAATCGAATGCGGATATCACGGTTGTTTATACGAAGCGTGAACTACCTTGTAAATACTGCCGTCCGATCCGTTTTGGCGAACAGAATCGCGTAACGGCAATCGGATCACGGGGTTTCCAGCCGACGGATGAGACATTCTACATGGAAACGGTCGTTCTGTCGAAAAATCTCTTTGTTCGTTTAATTGATGAAGCGATTGCTCGTGGTGAGTACGACTTACTTCAGAGTATCATTCGTTCGCAGTTGAACCGTCTACACGTGCATGGTTATGAGTACAGCGGTACATCACAAGTCATTCACTCGCTTCGTTCATACTATCGTGAGAGCATGCTGTTGCTTGAACAATGGGGAGCAATCAATGACTTCCAGCATGTCTATACGAAAATCAAGCATGAGCCACCGACACGTTATCTACCGGGTTCTGACATCAAGAACTCACTTGTCGCGAACGGCTGTAAATTAGAAGGAACGACGACGGACAGCATCTTGTTCCGGGGTGTCAAAGTCGGAAAACACGCTCGTGTCAAGAACTCGATCATCATGCAAAAATCAGTCATTGAAGAAGGCGCGGTCGTTGAGTACGCGATTCTCGATAAAGAAGTCACCGTCAAACGCGGTCAAGTCATCCGCGGAACGGCAGAAGAACCAATCGTCATCAAAAAACAAACAATCGTTTAAAGGAGATGTCATTCATGAAGGTATGGTTTGCTGCCACGGAAGCGACACCCTTCATCAAGACAGGGGGGCTAGCTGACGTCGTCGGCTCGCTCCCCTTAGCGCTTGCTGAGGAAGGGGCAGACGTTTCGGTCGTCTTACCCAATTACGGTCAAATCAAGGAGCAATATAAATCAGAGATGGAGTTCTTGTTCGACTTCATCGTGCCAGTCGGTTGGCGCCAGCAATTTGGTGCTGTCCTCCGTTTGAAACAAGATGGTGTGACGTTCTATTTCATCGATAATGAGTACTACTTCAAACGGGATGGCGTCATTTATGGACATTACGATGATGCGGAACGGTTTGCGTATTTCTCACGTGCCGTCCTTGAGATGATTCAACATCTGGATCGGAAAGAAGTACCGGACGTCATCCATTGTCACGATTGGCAAACTGGTGTGATTCCAGCGTTCCTGCGGATCCATTATCAGCACCTCGAGCGCTATCAAGATATTAAAACAGTCTTTACGATTCACAATCTACAATACCAAGGTGTTTTCCCAGAAGAAGTACTCGGGGACTTACTTGGATTGAGTCATGAACACTTCACAGCCGATGGTATTGCTCACAACGGTCTCGTCAATTATATGAAGGCAGGACTGGTCCACTCCAATCAAATCACGACAGTCAGTCCATCGTATCGTGATGAGATCATGGATCCGTATTACGGTGAGACGCTTGAGCCAGTCTTGCAACATCGCGCTGTCGACGTGCGTGGCATCTTGAACGGGATCGACTATCGTCAATTTGATCCTGCGCATGATACGCATCTCGTTGAGACGTATTCCGTTGATACCGTCACGGAAGGAAAAGCAAAAAACAAGGCTGCCTTACAAGAGGAACTAGGTCTCCCGATCAATCCGGACGTACCACTGTTCGGTTTCGTTTCTCGTCTTGTCGACCAAAAGGGAATCGATTTACTCGCGCATATCTTACCAGACTTGTTCGAACTCGATGCGCAGTTCATCATTCTCGGATCGGGTGAAGCGGAATATGAAGGGTTGTTCCATCATGCGACATCGATTCGTCCAGACAAAATCGCTTCTTATATCGGATTTGACGTTGGTCTCGCACAACGGATCTATGCAGGAAGTGATGCTTTCTTGATGCCTTCGCGTTTTGAACCGTGTGGTCTCAGTCAGTTGATTTCGATGAAGTATGGCTGTTTACCGGTCGTTCGGGAAACAGGTGGGCTCCGTGATACGGTTAAACCGTTCAATCAGTTCACGTTAGAAGGAAATGGATTCTCGTTCGCGAATTATAATGCACATGAGTTTTTAGAAGCGATTAAACGTACGATCGAGGTGTATCATGATCGACCAGTCTTTGAGCATTTGATTGAGACAGCGATGAATGAGGACTTCAGTTGGTTGCGTTCAGCCGACGAATACTTGGCTTTATATCGTTTGATTGCACCGTCCGCCACTTGATCGTATCACTGGGAAAAGGGGTTACGTCATGTTCAAAGATAAAGAGAAGTTCAAGGAGAGGTTTACGGAACGATTCGTTTCGATGCATGGCAAGGCAATAACGGAAGCAACAGAAAACGATATCTATCAGACACTTGCCTATCTGGTACGTGAGACGGTCACGACCGACTGGTTACGGACGAAGGAAACGTATATCCATAAAAAAAGTAAGCAAGTCTATTACTTTTCACTCGAGTTTTTACTCGGACGTTTCCTGCATAACAACCTATTGAGTCTTGATGTCTTAAAGGATGTGGAACGGGGACTTGACGAACTCGGATATCAGCTCAGTGATTTGACAGAAGAAGAGCCGGAACCTGGACTTGGGAACGGAGGGCTCGGTCGTCTCGCGGCGTGTTTCCTCGATTCCCTGGCTGCGCTGGGTCTGCCTGGACACGGGAACGGGATCCGGTATCAGTACGGTCTGTTTAAGCAAAAAATCATCGACGGCTATCAAGTCGAGTTACCGGATAACTGGCTGAAGAACGGGAACATGTGGGAAATCAGACGTTCTGATAAAGCGGTCGATGTTCCATTTGGTGGTCATGTCTGGCTTGAAGAAGTCGGTGATGGATATCGTGTCCATCATGAACCGGCTGAAATCGTCCGTGCTGTTCCGTACGATATGCCGATCGTCGGCTATCAAAACAAGGTCGTCAATAACCTGCGACTCTGGAGTGCTGAGTCTCCACTTGATGATGATGAATTACTTAGCCAATACCGTGGGAACTATAAAGATTTACTGGCACATAAACAATCGATTCAGACGATTTCAGAGTTCCTGTATCCGGATGATACGACGTACGAAGGAAAAGAGTTGCGTCTGAAGCAACAATACTTCTTCGTTTCTGCCGGATTACGGAGTATCTTGACGTCCTTTAAAAAGCGAAATCATTCATTGAAGCAACTCGGGAACCATATCGCGATCCATATCAACGATACGCATCCGGTCGTCGCGATTCCAGAGTTGATGCGGATTCTAATCGATGAAGAAGGATTTGGATGGGAAGAAGCATGGCGCATCACGAAGAGTGTCATGTCGTTTACGAATCACACGTTACTATCAGAAGCACTCGAACGCTGGCCGATTGATTTGTTCCGTCGCTTGTTACCGCGTATCTACCTCATCATCGAAGAAATCAACCGACGTTTCTGTAAGGATGTCCTTGCGAACTATCCACATATGGAAGCGCATATGCGAGATATCGCCATCATCGCGGATGACCGAATCAACATGGCGAATCTTGCTGTCGTCGGCACGCATTCGACGAATGGTGTCGCGCAGATTCATACTGAGATTTTGAAGCAACGCGAGATGCGACTATTTTATGAGATGTTTCCGCTTCGCTTCAATAATAAGACGAACGGGATTACACATCGTCGCTGGTTCCTCTCATCAAATCCAGCACTGGCAAATCGTGTGACAGAAGCAATCGGGGATAGTTGGATTCAGCATCCGTCCGATTTGCAAAAGTTGACGAAATGGGCAGAGGATTCAGCATTACAGAAGGACATCGCCGAAATCAAACTTCAGCGTAAAGAAGAATTAGCGTTGCTCATTGAAAAAGAAACCGGTATCGTCGTGGACCCGACCTCGATATTTGATGTTCAAGTCAAGCGATTGCATGCGTACAAACGTCAACTGTTGAATGCGTTACACATTCATTCGCTCTACTATCGTCTGAAGGAAGACCGTTCCTTCACGATGACACCGCGGACATTCATCTTTGGTGCAAAGGCGGCACCAGGCTATCATTATGCAAAAGAAGTCATTCGTTATATCAATGCGTTAGCTCGCTTGATTAATCAGGATCCAGACGTCAGTCCGTACTTGAAAGTCGTCTTCCTAGAAAACTACCGTGTATCGCTTGCTGAAAAGATTTTCCCGGCAAGTGATGTCAGCGAGCAGATTTCGACTGCCAGTTATGAAGCCTCCGGAACCGGCAACATGAAGTTCATGATGAATGGTGCACTGACAATTGGAACGCTCGACGGAGCGAACATCGAAATTCGAGACGAAGTTGGGGATGCGAATATCTTCATCTTCGGCTTAACACCACAGGAAGTCATGAATTATAAACAATACGGTGGTTACAGTGCGTACGATCAATACAGTGCCCAACCCGAGTTGCGACGGATCATCGATAGTCTCGTCGACGGAACATTATTTGCTCCAGGTGAATTCCAAGCGATTTACGATTCATTATTAACGTATAATGATGAGTATCTGATCCTGAAAGACTTCATGTCGTATCAACAAGCGCAGGAACGAATCGATCGGATGTATCAGCAACCAGAAGAATGGTATAAACGCGTCATTCTTAATATTGCACGGTCAGGTGTGTTCTCAAGTGACCGCACG
This region of Exiguobacterium acetylicum DSM 20416 genomic DNA includes:
- the queG gene encoding tRNA epoxyqueuosine(34) reductase QueG is translated as MDGVQLKLALQEYATEIGIDELKVTTADPFLVLKRRLQVQQEKGFASGFEEPDIDLRTTPSLLVEDAASIIAIAVAYPSTLKNAPRGKEGERRGIFCRSSWGLDYHQALRQRLTLLEEKIQELSPGARTRSMVDTGELVDRAVAERAGIGFSGKNCSIISEEHGSYLYLGELITDIVLPPDQPVEELCGTCNKCIDACPTDALVEPGVIDAKRCISFLTQTKTLLPEPFRMALGNRLYGCDTCQQVCPYNRKRNATHHAELQPDPEQVKPLLVPLLSMSNREFKSRFGTLSGAWRGKKPIQRNAICALVHYRDKSAIEALRLMTENDAREDMRALALWAVGRIGGVDEKSYIESRLLADIAVDVQTEGQRLLEEWGESDAISTAHL
- a CDS encoding methylated-DNA--[protein]-cysteine S-methyltransferase; the protein is MPFQQLTYEFGTLLVAWEKEQIVYLDFGLNEERARTYLKEETDEGELPKAWRMAFDRYAQGDIQALDALPCQLRVTPFAEQVLHALRTVPFGQTISYGELARMIGKPKAARAVGGALNRNPIALIYPCHRVIGATGKLTGFASGIAHKEALLAHEIGEN
- the trmL gene encoding tRNA (uridine(34)/cytosine(34)/5-carboxymethylaminomethyluridine(34)-2'-O)-methyltransferase TrmL, with the protein product MAIHVVMYQPEIPQNTGNISRTCAATHSVLHLIRPLGFSTDDKQLKRAGLDYWEFVDVRYHDSLEELWEKHPEGIFYYITKYGEQYPSQIDLSDIEQDYFFVFGRETKGLPLEVIDANAERCIRLPQSNLVRSLNVSNTAAIIVYEALRQQGYAGLL
- a CDS encoding DUF5366 family protein, which codes for MRTNVYLLSYAPLISILLFSTSLAIATTELALHWLDQVGVYDELLQLLTARDTKLVVWLGFLIVYFMIFSSLKLLSDTINQLGFAFFIKEQEGTTLGMLRPGSILLLIGGCVSFAFMTSFLHVGIVLLVSFFIYFIFYTVQISKMTSAAGAVGLIIFSFLAWGVLLAGLSWVGLTLFNSFGEAILFPS
- a CDS encoding transglycosylase domain-containing protein, which translates into the protein MRITTGYLVLLGLATMLLFSLFSIKDELKTARTLFFWADEQTTRHPLTSYQPITVTYENKRVELYDGLRRDDLTPRTLPQKVEQAFVAIEDQRFYQHDGYDITGILRAFTKNQSDSKSQGGSTITQQLARMTYLSNEKTYTRKIKELLIAVSLEQKYSKKELMTAYVNQAYFANNIYGIELAAKSYFNKPARELSWSEISFLTAIPNNPSLYDPLRFPENTKKRQQRIVQALIRDRVLTKDFAISRVSPRSYKPSVPYPDYIDATVQAAVRMTAQKNGWSEKHAAEYLHQQGAVISTYLDSAEQRRAKEALRNLPDPIEGAYVGIDGQTHGVTALVGYKSNLTGQFNRAVQSYRQPGSAIKPLLVYGPYLEKTKARLSSTLDGSPVCIDGYCPSNSGNRILGQVTIADAIAYSYNTPAIRAFAVSFREGLKSIRPFQFSQWTREDDAFTSALGGLQYGISPYELTNAYTVFVNDGLYRPASMIKSITLKNGTVERPQEKEQRIWSSQTNRELRAGLKNVMTYGTGRKGYDSSARYIGGKTGTTNDNKDMWFVGIKNQHIGGIWLGADRPRPFPVEANATLQVQTWAKILRP
- a CDS encoding glucose-1-phosphate adenylyltransferase; the protein is MAKKNVVAMLLAGGEGKRLGALTKHTAKPAVAFGGKYRIIDFPLSNCTNSGIDTVGVLTQYEPLELNRYLGIGSPWDLDRRNGGLTILPPYQAQNGKNWYEGTANAIYRNMSYINQFDPEYVLVLSGDHIYKMDYEKMIEEHRVTGSDVTISVREVPWDEAPRFGILNTDDDLRINEFEEKPKNPKSNLASMGIYVFNWDILKRHLIQDAGDAESSFDFGKNIIPNMLFENLNIRAYKFKGYWKDVGTIQSLWEANMDLLTAEPEFDLYEPSWKVHSVNPNQQPQYIGNAATVETSIINEGCHIEGEINHSVLFYGVDVAEGSLVKDSVIFPNVKIGRDVTIHRAILADGVIVEDGATIGSPDGEVFVIEADSIVKKNEVIKEAIQ
- the glgD gene encoding glucose-1-phosphate adenylyltransferase subunit GlgD, translating into MKVDLLGVINLSGEEGFFKELTEHRNLAAVPFAGRYRLIDFTLTNMVQNDIANIGIFTLEKYRGMMDHLGSGKEWDLDRSNGGLYIFPPALSQDANEFRGDLSNFHLHRDFFLRSKENYVVVSGSNILSAVDYRDVLREHKESNADITVVYTKRELPCKYCRPIRFGEQNRVTAIGSRGFQPTDETFYMETVVLSKNLFVRLIDEAIARGEYDLLQSIIRSQLNRLHVHGYEYSGTSQVIHSLRSYYRESMLLLEQWGAINDFQHVYTKIKHEPPTRYLPGSDIKNSLVANGCKLEGTTTDSILFRGVKVGKHARVKNSIIMQKSVIEEGAVVEYAILDKEVTVKRGQVIRGTAEEPIVIKKQTIV
- the glgA gene encoding glycogen synthase GlgA yields the protein MKVWFAATEATPFIKTGGLADVVGSLPLALAEEGADVSVVLPNYGQIKEQYKSEMEFLFDFIVPVGWRQQFGAVLRLKQDGVTFYFIDNEYYFKRDGVIYGHYDDAERFAYFSRAVLEMIQHLDRKEVPDVIHCHDWQTGVIPAFLRIHYQHLERYQDIKTVFTIHNLQYQGVFPEEVLGDLLGLSHEHFTADGIAHNGLVNYMKAGLVHSNQITTVSPSYRDEIMDPYYGETLEPVLQHRAVDVRGILNGIDYRQFDPAHDTHLVETYSVDTVTEGKAKNKAALQEELGLPINPDVPLFGFVSRLVDQKGIDLLAHILPDLFELDAQFIILGSGEAEYEGLFHHATSIRPDKIASYIGFDVGLAQRIYAGSDAFLMPSRFEPCGLSQLISMKYGCLPVVRETGGLRDTVKPFNQFTLEGNGFSFANYNAHEFLEAIKRTIEVYHDRPVFEHLIETAMNEDFSWLRSADEYLALYRLIAPSAT
- a CDS encoding glycogen/starch/alpha-glucan phosphorylase, whose product is MFKDKEKFKERFTERFVSMHGKAITEATENDIYQTLAYLVRETVTTDWLRTKETYIHKKSKQVYYFSLEFLLGRFLHNNLLSLDVLKDVERGLDELGYQLSDLTEEEPEPGLGNGGLGRLAACFLDSLAALGLPGHGNGIRYQYGLFKQKIIDGYQVELPDNWLKNGNMWEIRRSDKAVDVPFGGHVWLEEVGDGYRVHHEPAEIVRAVPYDMPIVGYQNKVVNNLRLWSAESPLDDDELLSQYRGNYKDLLAHKQSIQTISEFLYPDDTTYEGKELRLKQQYFFVSAGLRSILTSFKKRNHSLKQLGNHIAIHINDTHPVVAIPELMRILIDEEGFGWEEAWRITKSVMSFTNHTLLSEALERWPIDLFRRLLPRIYLIIEEINRRFCKDVLANYPHMEAHMRDIAIIADDRINMANLAVVGTHSTNGVAQIHTEILKQREMRLFYEMFPLRFNNKTNGITHRRWFLSSNPALANRVTEAIGDSWIQHPSDLQKLTKWAEDSALQKDIAEIKLQRKEELALLIEKETGIVVDPTSIFDVQVKRLHAYKRQLLNALHIHSLYYRLKEDRSFTMTPRTFIFGAKAAPGYHYAKEVIRYINALARLINQDPDVSPYLKVVFLENYRVSLAEKIFPASDVSEQISTASYEASGTGNMKFMMNGALTIGTLDGANIEIRDEVGDANIFIFGLTPQEVMNYKQYGGYSAYDQYSAQPELRRIIDSLVDGTLFAPGEFQAIYDSLLTYNDEYLILKDFMSYQQAQERIDRMYQQPEEWYKRVILNIARSGVFSSDRTIKEYANAIWNIKPIQL